The following are encoded in a window of Halosolutus halophilus genomic DNA:
- a CDS encoding aminopeptidase produces the protein MEDGGESGDDATYIGDIESPEVTDDAQLNPTPEQHERLKDGLHGELFADVRRTDRRYLVIGRGSGEPGARRRRVCDLLDERRNAIAFRLEDFGFASDELDLWAPAFDILSELSSAIVGVLEDYDGGHVWELGYLYRYQTTVRNSLWLLKRVYDAEERMRERYDDGMAASHLAALEEAVGDRVVEWTDPEELPAAVKSIP, from the coding sequence GAGGTAACCGACGACGCCCAACTCAACCCGACTCCGGAACAGCACGAGCGGCTGAAGGACGGGCTGCACGGGGAGTTGTTCGCCGACGTTCGGCGTACAGATCGGCGATACCTGGTGATCGGCCGCGGCTCCGGTGAGCCGGGCGCTCGTCGACGACGCGTCTGTGATCTCCTCGACGAGCGCCGGAACGCGATCGCGTTTCGCCTCGAGGATTTCGGCTTTGCCAGCGACGAACTGGACCTGTGGGCGCCCGCGTTCGATATCCTGTCCGAACTGTCGTCGGCCATCGTCGGCGTCCTCGAAGACTACGACGGTGGACACGTCTGGGAACTCGGGTATCTGTACCGCTACCAGACGACCGTTCGTAACAGTCTCTGGCTGTTGAAACGCGTCTACGACGCCGAGGAACGGATGCGCGAACGCTACGACGACGGGATGGCCGCGTCTCACCTGGCCGCACTCGAGGAGGCAGTTGGCGATCGTGTCGTCGAGTGGACCGATCCCGAGGAGCTCCCAGCGGCGGTGAAGTCGATACCGTAG